From Sceloporus undulatus isolate JIND9_A2432 ecotype Alabama chromosome 6, SceUnd_v1.1, whole genome shotgun sequence, one genomic window encodes:
- the LOC121935492 gene encoding cytochrome c oxidase subunit 6B1 codes for MQKVTPDGLSQRKKRQGDYLTAPFDPRFPNTNQTRNCYQNYLDYHRCVKTMKAKGKDIKVCEWYHRVYKSLCPISWIKRWDEQREQGTFAGKI; via the exons ATGCAGAAGGTTACACCAGATGGCCTCTCCCAGCGGAAGAAAAGACAAGGCGACTATCTCACAGCTCCATTTGACCCACGctttccaaatactaaccaaacTCGTAACTGCTACCAGAATTATTTGG ATTATCACCGATGTGTGAAAACTATGAAAGCCAAAGGCAAGGACATCAAGGTGTGTGAGTGGTACCACAGGGTCTATAAATCTCTGTGTCCTATTTCTTGG ATAAAGCGCTGGGATGAACAGCGTGAACAGGGGACTTTTGCTGGCAAAATATGA